One part of the Raphanus sativus cultivar WK10039 chromosome 7, ASM80110v3, whole genome shotgun sequence genome encodes these proteins:
- the LOC108816384 gene encoding protein SHI RELATED SEQUENCE 5 isoform X1 encodes MAGFFYLGGRDNNNKQDHHQDKSNYLYLYKDEICNTNKGFEIWPPQYFQQQQQQQQQHVTTPTNFYSFGMIPSGSSSSNNNNNRSRGLYFNVVSDHEPGGFTVTRQGGMNCQDCGNQAKKDCPHMRCRTCCKSRGFHCQTHVKSTWVPAAKRRERLAQLASLQHHSSPSRETQNSNAKRLREVDGNDNDDDKDHSGGGGSALATRVVNTNSNSGLEAIQNLPPEVSSPAVFRCVRVSSIEEDEDDQEYAYQTAVNIGGHIFKGILYDQGLDEDHHHQLNLLASTATTTNAEETAAKTAVTIAGNNNNGLILDPSSLYPAQLNSFIAEVSWPHRSGPN; translated from the exons ATGGCAGGATTTTTCTATCTAGGAGGGAGAGACAACAACAATAAACAAGATCATCATCAAGACAAGAGCAACTATCTTTATCTTTACAAAGACGAGATTTGTAACACCAACAAGGGTTTCGAGATTTGGCCTCCTCAATActtccaacaacaacaacaacaacaacaacaacatgtcACAACTCCTACAAACTTTTACTCCTTTGGAATGATCCCAAGtggaagcagcagcagcaacaacaacaataaccgGAGCCGGGGTTTATATTTCAACGTAGTCTCCGATCATGAGCCGGGAGGGTTCACCGTAACGAGACAAGGAGGTATGAATTGTCAAGATTGTGGGAATCAAGCTAAGAAAGATTGTCCTCATATGAGATGTAGAACTTGTTGTAAAAGCCGAGGGTTTCACTGTCAGACTCACGTTAAGAGCACTTGGGTTCCTGCTGCTAAACGCCGTGAGCGTTTAGCTCAACTCGCTTCCTTGCAGCACCATTCATCCCCCAGCCGTGAAACGCAAAACTCAAACGCTAAACGCTTACGCGAAGTAGATGGtaatgataatgatgatgacaAAGACcatagtggtggtggtggatcgGCTCTTGCTACCCGTGTGGTGAATACTAATTCTAATTCAG GGTTGGAGGCGATTCAAAACTTACCACCGGAAGTTAGCTCACCGGCGGTTTTCCGATGCGTTCGAGTGAGCTCGATagaagaggatgaagatgatCAAGAATATGCTTATCAAACGGCTGTTAACATTGGAGGACATATCTTCAAAGGCATTCTTTATGATCAAGGACTAGATGAAGATCACCACCACCAACTTAACCTCCTTGCCTCTACTGCCACTACCACTAATGCCGAAGAGACTGCTGCGAAAACGGCGGTTACTATTGCCGGAAACAATAACAATGGATTAATTCTAGATCCTTCGTCGCTCTATCCGGCTCAACTCAACTCCTTCATCGCCG aggtatcctggccccacCGAAGTGGTCCAAACTAG
- the LOC108816384 gene encoding protein SHI RELATED SEQUENCE 5 isoform X2: MAGFFYLGGRDNNNKQDHHQDKSNYLYLYKDEICNTNKGFEIWPPQYFQQQQQQQQQHVTTPTNFYSFGMIPSGSSSSNNNNNRSRGLYFNVVSDHEPGGFTVTRQGGMNCQDCGNQAKKDCPHMRCRTCCKSRGFHCQTHVKSTWVPAAKRRERLAQLASLQHHSSPSRETQNSNAKRLREVDGNDNDDDKDHSGGGGSALATRVVNTNSNSGLEAIQNLPPEVSSPAVFRCVRVSSIEEDEDDQEYAYQTAVNIGGHIFKGILYDQGLDEDHHHQLNLLASTATTTNAEETAAKTAVTIAGNNNNGLILDPSSLYPAQLNSFIAGTPFFTPPRD, encoded by the exons ATGGCAGGATTTTTCTATCTAGGAGGGAGAGACAACAACAATAAACAAGATCATCATCAAGACAAGAGCAACTATCTTTATCTTTACAAAGACGAGATTTGTAACACCAACAAGGGTTTCGAGATTTGGCCTCCTCAATActtccaacaacaacaacaacaacaacaacaacatgtcACAACTCCTACAAACTTTTACTCCTTTGGAATGATCCCAAGtggaagcagcagcagcaacaacaacaataaccgGAGCCGGGGTTTATATTTCAACGTAGTCTCCGATCATGAGCCGGGAGGGTTCACCGTAACGAGACAAGGAGGTATGAATTGTCAAGATTGTGGGAATCAAGCTAAGAAAGATTGTCCTCATATGAGATGTAGAACTTGTTGTAAAAGCCGAGGGTTTCACTGTCAGACTCACGTTAAGAGCACTTGGGTTCCTGCTGCTAAACGCCGTGAGCGTTTAGCTCAACTCGCTTCCTTGCAGCACCATTCATCCCCCAGCCGTGAAACGCAAAACTCAAACGCTAAACGCTTACGCGAAGTAGATGGtaatgataatgatgatgacaAAGACcatagtggtggtggtggatcgGCTCTTGCTACCCGTGTGGTGAATACTAATTCTAATTCAG GGTTGGAGGCGATTCAAAACTTACCACCGGAAGTTAGCTCACCGGCGGTTTTCCGATGCGTTCGAGTGAGCTCGATagaagaggatgaagatgatCAAGAATATGCTTATCAAACGGCTGTTAACATTGGAGGACATATCTTCAAAGGCATTCTTTATGATCAAGGACTAGATGAAGATCACCACCACCAACTTAACCTCCTTGCCTCTACTGCCACTACCACTAATGCCGAAGAGACTGCTGCGAAAACGGCGGTTACTATTGCCGGAAACAATAACAATGGATTAATTCTAGATCCTTCGTCGCTCTATCCGGCTCAACTCAACTCCTTCATCGCCGGTACGCCATTCTTCACACCTCCGAGGGACTAA
- the LOC108815283 gene encoding uncharacterized protein LOC108815283: protein MISAALYPRCKEVETAMHTFFLCPFAKEVWNHIPLKSPVHIAEDSDFKTTLVCFRQAICLPPSGIRFPILPWIVWTLWLARNKLIFEDKTSRPIEIATKGLSAALEWNQDRGKTEISIQPLPRVRPPPRRPIIGCENPCFVDAAWDASSQRAGVAWILNKDLPTLAQSGYRTFEFVSSPLMAESLALRHGIEMLLLRGISTATIFSDCLTLIRAINTKSQIKEIYGVLQDIYGLSSQFGSIVFQFISRSQNDETDVLAKQALQAQHLSFVVV from the coding sequence ATGATCTCAGCAGCTCTTTATCCTCGCTGTAAGGAGGTAGAAACAGCAATGCACACGTTCTTCCTCTGCCCCTTTGCGAAAGAAGTCTGGAATCATATCCCTCTCAAGTCACCAGTTCACATAGCTGAGGACTCTGACTTCAAAACGACCCTGGTGTGCTTCCGACAAGCGATCTGTCTCCCCCCGAGTGGAATTCGCTTCCCTATCCTCCCGTGGATAGTTTGGACGCTCTGGCTAGCAAGAAACAAACTCATCTTTGAAGACAAGACCAGTCGACCGATTGAAATTGCAACCAAAGGTTTGTCAGCAGCTCTTGAATGGAACCAAGACAGAGGCAAAACGGAAATCAGCATCCAACCTCTTCCTCGCGTGAGACCCCCACCTAGACGCCCGATCATCGGCTGTGAGAACCCGTGCTTCGTCGACGCCGCTTGGGATGCTTCATCGCAACGCGCAGGAGTTGCATGGATTCTCAACAAGGATCTTCCCACGCTAGCACAATCAGGCTACCGAACCTTCGAATTCGTCTCCTCCCCTCTCATGGCCGAATCGCTTGCTCTCCGTCATGGAATCGAGATGCTGCTGCTTAGAGGAATCAGCACAGCAACAATCTTCTCAGATTGCTTAACGCTCATCAGAGCAATTAACACAAAAAGTCAGATAAAGGAAATCTATGGTGTTCTACAGGACATCTATGGTCTCTCCTCTCAATTTGGCTCTATCGTCTTCCAGTTCATCTCCCGTTCCCAGAACGATGAAACTGATGTATTAGCTAAGCAGGCCCTTCAGGCCCAGCATCTTtcctttgttgttgtttaa
- the LOC108816632 gene encoding uncharacterized protein LOC108816632, whose product MASHWIPEDDFRLRKSIENGASLESLAKGAVKFSRRFTLSELRDRWHSLLYNTHVTSLSSSVAFDHMYSDQFLPQTHHQRTPVRSHYYTACKRRRLEELYPLPSNDDNDVINEDIDHVAFGEHAFEGSEYFDMEFDAVDLAIIHNSFPGIDDDDGGGGGMVNQLFNDCDVSDTTAAAKALEQFLLQEDTQDPMLFQSLNETTSVSHDQAETWFDPESLPSQPEGYCHNNAMSLPDWDPHPEVVNGVIICTLNEESDEIPNNDDIDFTQYTQKARNPSSSLRKHMRPPPYPNRGSSSPQARGSNDMFQSSGTGDSAVTEQASCSNAFEASYSEKATSSFTTTTSTPQQLYEQTLSAVLSDPMLQEEEDNNEIESDEDLPSYSDVEAMILSMDLEPVGQDRYELEASRYRNEEVARMIMRLEQSSKSYMNRNITSHEAFAMLYGSSKHYINKPEVLLGRATGEYLVDIDLAKSGSWKKVSRRQALIKLKKDGCFVIKNLGKFSIWINEKEVQHGEIVTLRNNSLIQIREMSFIFETNEKAVKRYLDGVFK is encoded by the exons ATGGCGTCTCACTGGATCCCTGAAGATGACTTTCGTCTCAGAAAATCCATCGAG AATGGAGCTTCTCTAGAGTCTCTAGCTAAAGGAGCAGTCAAGTTCTCTAGGAGATTTACACTTTCTGAACTAAGAGATCGATGGCATTCTCTTCTATACAACACTCATGTCACATCTCTATCTTCATCAGTTGCATTCGATCACATGTACTCGGACCAGTTTCTTCCACAAACTCATCATCAAAGAACACCAGTCAGGTCTCACTATTACACAGCTTGTAAGAGGAGGCGTTTGGAGGAGCTGTATCCTCTTCCTAGTAACGATGATAACGATGTCATTAATGAAGATATTGATCATGTTGCGTTTGGAGAACACGCGTTTGAAGGCTCTGAGTATTTCGACATGGAGTTTGATGCGGTAGACTTGGCAATCATTCATAATTCTTTCCCAGGtatcgatgatgatgatggtggtggtggtggaatGGTGAATCAGTTATTCAACGATTGTGATGTTTCAGACACAACAGCAGCAGCGAAAGCATTAGAACAGTTTTTGCTTCAAGAAGACACTCAAGATCCTATGTTGTTTCAATCCTTAAATGAGACAACATCAGTGTCACATGATCAAGCAGAGACTTGGTTTGATCCAGAGTCTTTGCCAAGCCAACCAGAGGGATACTGTCATAATAATGCTATGTCATTGCCTGATTGGGATCCACATCCAGAAGTCGTTAACGGTGTTATAATATGCACACTAAACGAAGAGTCCGATGAGATTCCAAATAACGATGATATTGACTTTACTCAGTACACACAGAAAGCTCGAAACCCCTCATCATCACTGAGGAAGCATATGCGGCCACCTCCTTATCCAAACAGAGGCTCATCATCACCACAAGCCAGAGGTAGTAATGACATGTTCCAAAGTTCTGGTACTGGAGATAGTGCTGTTACAGAACAAGCAAGTTGTTCTAATGCATTCGAGGCTAGCTATTCAGAGAAAGCGACTTCTAGTTTTACTACAACAACTTCAACACCACAACAACTCTACGAACAGACTTTGAGTGCTGTGTTAAGTGATCCAATGttacaagaagaggaagacaacAATGAAATTGAGAGTGATGAAGATTTGCCTTCCTATTCAGATGTTGAAGCTATG ATTCTTAGCATGGACCTTGAACCGGTTGGTCAAGACCGGTACGAGCTGGAAG CGTCAAGATATCGAAACGAGGAAGTGGCGCGGATGATAATGAGATTAGAGCAGAGCTCTAAGTCTTACATGAACCGTAATATCACTTCCCATGAAGCTTTTGCTATGCTATACGGAAGTTCTAAGCATTACATTAATAAACCTGAG GTGTTACTTGGACGAGCGACTGGAGAATATCTAGTGGATATCGACTTAGCAAAGTCAGGGTCTTGGAAAAAAGTGTCTAGACGACAG gcTCTAATCAAGTTGAAGAAAGATGGATGTTTTGTAATCAAGAATCTTGGGAAGTTTTCGATATGGATAAACGAGAAAGAAGTTCAACATGGAGAGATTGTTACTCTCAGGAACAACAGCTTAATCCAg ATACGAGAAATGTCGTTCATATTCGAGACGAACGAGAAAGCAGTCAAAAGATATCTAGATGGAGTTTTCAAATGA
- the LOC108818522 gene encoding B-box zinc finger protein 21, giving the protein MKIRCDVCDKEEASVFCTADEASLCDGCDHQVHHANKLASKHLRFSLLCPSSSENSSPICDICQEKKAVLFCQQDRAILCANCDSSIHSANEHTKKHDRFLLTGVKLSPTSSVYKPTSESPLNSQDCSVPALSKKPISAPRSQIKNSKIQPSKISSDVGMNQWGSTSTISEYLIDTLPGWHVEDFLDSSLPPFGFSKSGDDDGVLPYMEAKDDSTKRNNNNTVSLPSKNMGIWVPQIPQTLPSSYTNQYFSQDNNIQFGMYNNKEASHGVETYAPIQNMKQQGQNKRWYDDGGFTVPQITTTFTHPPPITSNKRSRSFW; this is encoded by the exons ATGAAGATCAGGTGCGACGTCTGCGATAAAGAAGAAGCCTCGGTGTTCTGCACCGCCGACGAAGCGTCTCTGTGCGACGGCTGCGATCACCAAGTCCACCACGCTAACAAACTCGCCTCAAAACATCTCCGTTTCTCTCTCCTCTGTCCTTCTTCCTCCGAGAACTCCTCTCCTATCTGCGACATCTGTCAG GAGAAGAAAGCTGTGTTGTTTTGTCAACAAGATAGGGCTATTTTATGCGCAAACTGTGATTCATCGATCCACTCGGCGAACGAACACACCAAGAAACACGATAGGTTTCTTCTCACAGGGGTTAAGCTATCTCCAACCTCCTCTGTTTACAAACCAACTTCAGAATCTCCTTTAAATAGTCAAGATTGCTCTGTCCCTGCTCTTTCCAAGAAACCTATCTCAGCTCCTCGGAGTCAGATCAAGAACTCCAAGATCCAACCCTCTAAGATCAGTAGCGATGTAGGCATGAATCAGTGGGGATCCACAAGCACGATTTCAGAGTACTTGATCGATACGTTACCTGGTTGGCACGTTGAGGATTTTCTTGATTCCTCACTTCCTCCTTTTGGTTTCTCTAAG agtggtgatgatgatggagTGTTACCATATATGGAAGCAAAAGATGACAGCACTAAgagaaacaacaacaatacAGTGTCACTTCCATCTAAGAATATGGGGATTTGGGTCCCtcagattccacaaactcttcCTTCTTCATACACAAACCAGTACTTTTCTCAAGACAACAATATTCAGTTTGGGATGTACAACAACAAAGAAGCATCACATGGAGTAGAGACTTATGCTCCAATAcaaaacatgaaacaacaaGGACAGAACAAGAGATGGTATGATGATGGTGGCTTCACTGTCCCACAGATAACTACTACTTTTACTCATCCTCCTCCTATTACTTCTAATAAAAGGTCCAGGTCCTTCTGGTAA
- the LOC108816170 gene encoding uncharacterized protein LOC108816170: MKTLSSLVIIFLLVLILQTNILEGGHVPSTDQETVKNNQNTDHNNTTTGVVVLRDKKRSYSGGSGSYRWGWGGGGGGGGGGGGGGGGGGGWGWGGGGGGGGWYKWGCGGEGRRKGREGRGEFVKREYAECKGNGKCNGKRLECPQHCGGFCFYDCLFLCKPHCRR; the protein is encoded by the coding sequence atgAAGACACTTTCATCATTGGTGATTATCTTTCTTCTCGTACTGATTTTGCAAACTAACATACTAGAGGGTGGGCATGTCCCTTCCACTGATCAAGAAACGGTAAAGAACAACCAGAACACTGATCACAACAACACAACCACTGGAGTAGTAGTTCTCAGGGACAAGAAAAGAAGTTATAGTGGAGGAAGCGGAAGCTATAGATGGGGATGGGGTGGCGGTGGTGGCGGTGggggaggaggaggtggtggtggtggcggcggTGGAGGATGGGGATggggaggaggaggtggtggtggaggatgGTACAAATGGGGTTgtggaggagaaggaagaagaaaaggaagagaagGAAGAGGAGAGTTTGTGAAAAGAGAATATGCCGAGTGCAAAGGAAACGGTAAATGTAATGGAAAGAGATTAGAATGTCCTCAACACTGTGGAGGTTTTTGTTTCTATGATTGTCTCTTTCTCTGCAAACCACATTGCCGTCGCTAG
- the LOC108814291 gene encoding zinc finger protein GIS2, with the protein MSSMSRSRSPSRDRSRSRSPRDRRMRSERSSYRDAPYRRGDREPRRAFSQTNLCNNCKRPGHFARDCPNVSVCNNCGLPGHIAAECTAESRCWNCREPGHVASNCSNEGICHSCGKTGHRARDCTNPVSRAGDLRLCNNCFKPGHLAADCTNDKACKNCRTSGHIARDCQNDPVCNICSISGHVARNCPKGDSSYSDRDRDRGSRVRGGGMQRDGFGRMGRDGGMQRDGLSRVGRDSGVGAMIICHNCGGRGHMAYECPSARIADRGSGRY; encoded by the exons ATGAGTTCAatgagcaggagcaggagtcCCAGTCGTGACAGGAGCCGTAGTAGGAGCCCCAGAGACAGGAGAATGAGATCTGAACGTTCTTCTTATCGTGATGCTCCTTATCGTAGAGGGGACCGTGAGCCACGTCGTGCTTTcag CCAAACGAATCTCTGCAACAACTGCAAGCGACCTGGTCACTTTGCAAGAGACTGTCCTAATGTCTCCGTCTGTAACAACTGTGGCCTTCCAGG GCACATTGCAGCGGAATGCACTGCAGAGTCACGGTGCTGGAACTGCAGAGAACCGGGTCACGTAGCTAGCAACTGTTCAAACGAAGGAATCTGCCACTCCTGTGGCAAAACTGGACACCGAGCGAGAGACTGCACCAACCCGGTTTCTCGTGCAGGAGACTTGAGGCTCTGCAACAACTGCTTCAAACCGGGGCACCTCGCGGCCGACTGCACTAACGACAAGGCGTGCAAGAACTGCAGGACTTCAGGTCACATAGCTCGTGATTGCCAGAACGATCCTGTCTGCAACATCTGCAGCATCTCGGGACATGTCGCCAGAAATTGCCCGAAAGGGGACAGCAGTTACTCTGACAGAGACAGGGACAGAGGAAGCAGGGTTCGAGGCGGTGGGATGCAAAGAGATGGTTTTGGCAGGATGGGCAGAGACGGCGGTATGCAAAGAGATGGTTTGAGCCGAGTGGGCAGAGACAGCGGCGTTGGCGCTATGATAATATGTCACAACTGTGGTGGCCGTGGACATATGGCTTATGAGTGCCCATCTGCTCGAATTGCTGACCGTGGTTCCGGCCGTTACTGA